In Burkholderiales bacterium, the genomic stretch CCTGAGTTACGTCCGCTCCACGCATCGCGCTCTCCGTCTCGATTCTGTACGACTCACTACTCAACGTATTACCCTTCGGCTCCGTGGACTGGGTCGGGGGATAAGTTCAACGAACTGTTAGTGCGCAGCGCAGCCCTTGTGTTCGATTTCGGATTGGAGCCGTGAGATAAGGTCGGGGAGGCTCATCTGATCGAGATCGGCATTCGCCCGCGCGCGCACCGAAACTTTCCGCCCCGCGACTTCCTTGTCGCCGACAACCAGTTGATAGGGAAGCTTCTGCAGACTGTGCTCGCGGATTTTATAGTTTATCTTCTCATTCCTCAAGTCGCAGTCGGCGCGCAGGCCGGCTGCCCGCAGTTGCGCGGTCACTTCGCGCGCGTAGTCGTTCTGCGCTTCCGAGATATTCAGCACCATGACCTGAACCGGCGCCAGCCAAAGCGGCAGGGCGCCCGCGTAATTTTCCAGCAGGATGCCGATGAAGCGCTCCATCGAACCCAGCACCGCGCGATGCAGCATCACTGGAATCTGCTTGCTGCCGTTTTCGGCGATATAGCTGGCGTCCAGGCGCGCCGGCATCGAAAAATCGACCTGTACGGTGCCGCATTGCCAGATGCGTTCGAGGCAATCCTTCAGCGAAAACTCGATCTTCGGCCCGTAAAAAGCGCCCTCCCCAGGCTGCAATTCCCACGTGATGCTCTTGCTGTTCAGTGCGAGTTCGAGCGCTGCCTCGGCTTTATCCCAGATGTCGTCGGAACCAACGCGTTTTTCCGGCCGCGTCGACAGTTTGACCAGCACTTCGTTGAAACCGAAATCGGCATAAACCGCATGCAGCAGATCGATAAACTTCGCGACCTCGTCCTGAATCTGTGCCTCCGTACAGAAAATGTGCGCATCGTCCTGGGTGAAGCCGCGCACACGCATCAATCCGTGCAATGCCCCGGACGGCTCATTGCGATGGCACGAACCGAATTCGGCGAGCCGCAGCGGCAAATCGCGGTAGCTTTTCAGCCCCTGGTTGAAAAGCTGCACATGGCCCGGGCAATTCATCGGTTTGACCGCGAATTCGCGCTCCTCGGACTCGGTGGTGAACATGTTCTCCTTGAACATTTCCCAGTGGCCGGATTTCTCCCACAGCGTGCGATCGAGAATTTGCGGACATTTCACTTCCTCGTAGCCGTGCTCGTCCAGCACGCGGCGCATGTATTGCTCGACCTGTTGATAGATCGTCCAGCCCTTCGGGTGCCAGAACACCATGCCCGGCGCTTCTTCCTGCAAGTGGAACAGGTCGAGCTGCCTGGCAAGTTTGCGGTGATCGCGCTTCTCGGCTTCGGCGAGGCGATGCAGGTAGGCCTCCTGATCTTCCTTTCTGGTCCACGCCGTGCCGTAAATCCGCTGCAGCATCTCGTTGTTCGAATCGCCGCGCCAATACGCGCCGGCGACTTTCATCAACTTGAATACCTTGAGTCTGGAAGTCGATGGCACGTGCGGGCCGCGGCACAGATCGATCCAGTCGCCCTGGCGATAGAGCGACAAGGTTTCGTTCTGCGGGATCGCGGCGATGATTTCGGCTTTGTAATGCTCACCGAGGCCGCGGAAAAACGCGACGGCTTCGTCGCGCCCCAGCACTTCGCGTTGCAATTTCAAATCGCGTTTACTGATTTCCGCCATGCGCTTTTCGATCGCTTCGAGATCTTCGGGCGTGAATGGGCGCTTGTACGAGAAGTCATAGTAGAAGCCGTTTTCGATCACCGGGCCTATGGTCACCTGCGCATCGGGGAATAATTCCTTGACGGCATGCGCCAGCAGAT encodes the following:
- the thrS gene encoding threonine--tRNA ligase, translating into MPVVRLPDGSEKAFAAPVTVAEAAASIGAGLARGALAAKVDGKLVDTSYCIDRDLDLEIITERNAEGVALIRHSTAHLLAHAVKELFPDAQVTIGPVIENGFYYDFSYKRPFTPEDLEAIEKRMAEISKRDLKLQREVLGRDEAVAFFRGLGEHYKAEIIAAIPQNETLSLYRQGDWIDLCRGPHVPSTSRLKVFKLMKVAGAYWRGDSNNEMLQRIYGTAWTRKEDQEAYLHRLAEAEKRDHRKLARQLDLFHLQEEAPGMVFWHPKGWTIYQQVEQYMRRVLDEHGYEEVKCPQILDRTLWEKSGHWEMFKENMFTTESEEREFAVKPMNCPGHVQLFNQGLKSYRDLPLRLAEFGSCHRNEPSGALHGLMRVRGFTQDDAHIFCTEAQIQDEVAKFIDLLHAVYADFGFNEVLVKLSTRPEKRVGSDDIWDKAEAALELALNSKSITWELQPGEGAFYGPKIEFSLKDCLERIWQCGTVQVDFSMPARLDASYIAENGSKQIPVMLHRAVLGSMERFIGILLENYAGALPLWLAPVQVMVLNISEAQNDYAREVTAQLRAAGLRADCDLRNEKINYKIREHSLQKLPYQLVVGDKEVAGRKVSVRARANADLDQMSLPDLISRLQSEIEHKGCAAH